The Heyndrickxia vini genome contains a region encoding:
- the prmC gene encoding peptide chain release factor N(5)-glutamine methyltransferase, with protein sequence MDQTQKIFEALNWASSFLQKNNRDVNAGELLLRHFLGMTRSQLLANMHEVLPEQIQETFQQAVFAHIDGIPIQHIIGFEEFFGRDFIVNSNVLIPRPETEELVLGAINRIKRAYSSNLEGLKLVDIGTGSGIIAITMKLECPELSVSAVDISNEALSIAEKNARNLEAEINFLHGDLLLPLISSQEKVDIILSNPPYIPNRDIEILSEVVKDHEPHQALFGGEDGLDYYRRLMEQIPQIMNSRAIIGFEIGMGQGEQVAELLNSTFPGSHVEIVQDINGKDRMVFCEIG encoded by the coding sequence ATGGATCAAACCCAAAAGATTTTTGAAGCTCTTAACTGGGCTTCTTCTTTTTTACAAAAAAATAACCGAGATGTAAATGCCGGTGAATTGTTGCTTCGACATTTTCTAGGTATGACGCGTTCGCAATTGTTGGCGAATATGCATGAGGTTCTTCCGGAACAAATCCAAGAGACTTTTCAACAGGCGGTTTTCGCTCATATTGACGGTATTCCCATTCAGCACATAATCGGTTTTGAAGAGTTTTTTGGAAGAGATTTTATTGTAAATTCTAATGTACTAATTCCGAGGCCAGAAACCGAGGAACTAGTTTTAGGGGCGATTAATCGGATAAAACGGGCATACTCTTCTAATTTAGAAGGATTAAAGCTCGTTGATATTGGAACTGGTAGTGGGATTATCGCCATTACGATGAAACTAGAATGTCCTGAGCTATCGGTTTCAGCTGTTGATATATCGAATGAGGCACTATCAATTGCAGAAAAAAATGCCAGGAATTTAGAGGCGGAGATTAATTTTTTACACGGTGATTTGCTTCTGCCACTCATTTCAAGCCAGGAAAAAGTAGATATTATTCTATCCAATCCACCTTATATTCCTAATCGTGATATCGAGATACTTTCAGAGGTCGTGAAGGATCACGAACCGCACCAAGCATTATTTGGTGGAGAAGACGGCCTTGACTATTATCGAAGATTAATGGAACAGATTCCACAAATAATGAATAGCAGAGCAATAATCGGCTTCGAAATTGGCATGGGACAAGGTGAACAAGTAGCGGAATTATTAAATAGTACATTCCCAGGAAGTCATGTTGAAATTGTTCAGGATATCAATGGGAAGGACCGAATGGTTTTTTGTGAAATAGGCTAA
- a CDS encoding thymidine kinase encodes MYVMNHSGWIEVICGSMFSGKSEELIRRVRRAQFAKLEIAVFKPKLDDRYSKESVVSHNGTSVIALPIEKASDIFEIVHADIDVIAIDEAQFFDEEIVNVVQTLANSGYRVILAGLDQDFRGFPFGPMPKLMAIAETVTKLQAVCTVCGSPASRTQRLINGNPACADDPIILVGASEAYEARCRHHHEVPAGVSVSESANC; translated from the coding sequence ATGTATGTTATGAACCATTCTGGCTGGATTGAGGTTATTTGCGGCAGTATGTTTTCGGGAAAATCAGAAGAATTGATTAGACGTGTGCGACGGGCACAATTTGCTAAACTGGAAATTGCCGTTTTTAAACCGAAATTGGATGATCGATACAGCAAGGAATCGGTCGTCTCACATAATGGTACCTCTGTCATAGCCCTTCCGATTGAAAAAGCTAGTGATATCTTTGAAATAGTACATGCAGATATAGATGTCATTGCAATTGATGAAGCGCAATTTTTTGATGAAGAAATTGTGAATGTTGTACAAACATTGGCAAACAGTGGATATCGAGTTATTTTAGCTGGACTAGATCAAGATTTCCGTGGGTTTCCGTTCGGACCGATGCCAAAATTAATGGCGATTGCAGAAACAGTAACGAAATTACAAGCTGTTTGTACGGTTTGCGGTTCCCCAGCAAGTCGAACACAACGCTTAATTAATGGTAATCCAGCATGTGCTGATGATCCGATTATTTTAGTAGGTGCATCTGAAGCGTATGAAGCACGCTGCCGCCACCATCATGAAGTCCCGGCAGGTGTGAGTGTATCAGAAAGTGCTAATTGCTAA
- the glpX gene encoding class II fructose-bisphosphatase — translation MERSLSMELVRVTEAAALASARLMGRGKKDEADEAATSAMRDVFDTIPMKGTVVIGEGEMDEAPMLYIGEKLGTGYGPRVDVAVDPLEGTNIVASGGWNALSVLAVADHGNLLHAPDMYMDKIAVGPEAVGQIDINASVLDNLKAVARAKNKDIEDVVATVLNRPRHEHIIAQLREAGARIKLINDGDVAGAINTAFDHTGVDILFGSGGAPEGVIAAVALKCLGGELQGRLLPQNETEAERCVKMGLDNIHKVLLMEDLVRGDDAIFSATGVTDGELLKGVQFKGSYGSTHSVVMRAKSGTVRFIEGQHSLKKKPNLVIK, via the coding sequence ATGGAACGAAGCTTATCTATGGAGTTAGTTCGTGTTACCGAGGCGGCTGCATTGGCATCAGCCCGTCTTATGGGAAGAGGAAAAAAAGATGAAGCCGACGAAGCAGCTACATCTGCAATGCGAGATGTTTTCGATACTATACCTATGAAAGGTACAGTTGTCATTGGTGAAGGAGAAATGGATGAAGCTCCAATGCTATATATCGGTGAAAAATTAGGAACCGGATATGGGCCAAGAGTTGATGTTGCAGTTGACCCGCTAGAAGGAACAAATATCGTTGCCTCCGGAGGATGGAATGCGCTTTCTGTTTTGGCAGTTGCTGACCATGGTAACCTACTTCATGCTCCCGATATGTATATGGATAAAATTGCAGTTGGACCAGAAGCAGTTGGACAAATAGATATAAATGCATCAGTTTTGGATAATTTAAAGGCTGTTGCAAGAGCGAAAAACAAGGATATTGAAGATGTTGTTGCCACTGTTTTAAATAGACCGAGACACGAACATATAATTGCACAACTTCGAGAAGCTGGAGCTAGAATTAAGCTAATCAATGATGGAGATGTAGCTGGTGCAATCAATACGGCCTTTGATCATACAGGTGTCGATATTCTTTTTGGTTCAGGTGGGGCACCAGAAGGAGTTATTGCCGCAGTTGCTCTTAAATGTTTAGGTGGAGAATTACAAGGCCGTCTCCTTCCGCAAAATGAAACAGAAGCAGAGCGTTGCGTAAAAATGGGTTTAGACAATATTCATAAAGTATTACTAATGGAAGATCTTGTTCGTGGTGATGATGCAATATTTTCAGCAACCGGAGTAACGGATGGTGAACTCCTCAAAGGAGTACAATTTAAAGGCTCCTATGGATCTACACATTCAGTAGTCATGCGAGCAAAATCTGGGACTGTTCGATTTATTGAAGGTCAACACAGCTTAAAAAAGAAACCAAATCTTGTTATTAAATAA
- the rho gene encoding transcription termination factor Rho codes for MESLSISSLDNMTLKELYTLAREYKVSYYSKLTKKELIFAILKARAEQEGYFFMEGVLEIIQSEGFGFLRPINYSPSSEDIYISASQIRRFDLRNGDKVSGKVRPPKENERYYGLLHVEAVNGENPESAKERVHFPALTPLYPDRQIKLETAPNKLSTRIMDLIAPVGFGQRGLIVAPPKAGKTMLLKEIANSITTNNPEAELIVLLIDERPEEVTDIERSVNAEVVSSTFDEVPENHIKVAELVLERAMRLVEHKRDVVILMDSITRLARAYNLVIPPSGRTLSGGIDPAAFHRPKRFFGAARNIEEGGSLTILATALVETGSRMDDVIYEEFKGTGNMELHLDRSLSEKRIFPAIDIRRSGTRKEELLIPKDHLDKLWAIRKSMTDTPDFVERFLRKLKKTKTNEEFFEVLTAEMKGNTTNRRTV; via the coding sequence ATGGAGAGTTTATCAATTTCAAGTCTTGACAATATGACATTAAAGGAACTATATACATTAGCGCGTGAGTATAAAGTTTCTTATTATAGTAAATTAACAAAAAAGGAATTAATTTTTGCGATATTAAAAGCTCGGGCTGAACAAGAAGGCTATTTCTTTATGGAAGGTGTTCTTGAAATTATCCAGTCAGAAGGCTTTGGCTTCTTAAGACCAATTAATTATTCCCCAAGTTCAGAGGATATTTATATTTCCGCTTCTCAAATTCGTCGTTTTGATTTACGAAACGGTGATAAAGTATCTGGGAAAGTAAGACCGCCAAAAGAAAATGAACGTTACTATGGATTGCTTCATGTAGAAGCTGTTAATGGCGAAAATCCCGAATCGGCTAAAGAAAGAGTACATTTCCCAGCATTAACTCCGTTATATCCAGATAGACAGATCAAATTAGAAACAGCTCCTAATAAGCTTTCTACTCGTATTATGGATTTAATTGCCCCTGTTGGATTTGGGCAACGTGGTTTGATTGTTGCGCCTCCGAAAGCTGGAAAAACAATGCTTTTAAAGGAAATTGCAAACTCTATAACAACCAATAACCCAGAGGCTGAGCTTATCGTTTTATTAATCGATGAACGACCTGAAGAGGTAACGGATATTGAGCGATCAGTGAATGCGGAAGTAGTAAGCTCAACTTTCGATGAAGTTCCTGAAAATCATATAAAAGTAGCTGAACTTGTATTAGAAAGAGCCATGCGTCTTGTTGAGCATAAACGTGATGTTGTCATTCTAATGGATAGTATTACCCGTTTAGCCCGTGCGTACAATTTAGTCATTCCACCAAGTGGACGAACTCTATCGGGTGGTATCGATCCTGCAGCATTCCATCGACCAAAACGTTTCTTTGGGGCAGCGCGTAATATTGAAGAGGGTGGAAGTTTAACGATTTTAGCAACTGCACTCGTTGAAACAGGTTCGCGTATGGACGATGTAATTTATGAAGAATTTAAAGGAACAGGAAATATGGAATTGCATCTAGATCGTTCATTGTCTGAAAAACGTATCTTCCCAGCGATAGATATTCGCCGTTCTGGAACACGTAAGGAAGAACTTTTAATTCCAAAAGATCATTTAGATAAACTTTGGGCAATCCGTAAATCAATGACAGATACACCAGATTTTGTGGAAAGATTTTTAAGGAAATTAAAGAAAACAAAAACAAATGAAGAATTCTTCGAAGTACTAACAGCCGAAATGAAAGGCAACACAACAAACAGACGAACAGTGTAA
- a CDS encoding UDP-N-acetylglucosamine 1-carboxyvinyltransferase, with the protein MEKLKIAGGYPLKGTIKVSGAKNSAVALIPATILAESPVTIEGLPDISDVATLKVLLEEIGGTVTFDGDDMVVDPTKMVSMPLPNGKVKKLRASYYLMGAMLGRFNKAVIGLPGGCHLGPRPIDQHIKGFEALGAKVTNEQGAIYLRADELRGARIYLDVVSVGATINIMLAAVRAKGKTVIENAAKEPEIIDVATLLTNMGAKIKGAGTDVIRIEGVETLNGCRHTIIPDRIEAGTFMLLGAAAGEGVLIDNVIPHHLESLTAKLREMGVPIEVGDEHIFIGKGEVLKAVDVKTLVYPGFPTDLQQPFTSLLTKAEGSSVVTDTIYSARFKHIDELRRMNANIKVEGRSAIINGPVTLQGAKVKASDLRAGAALVIAGLMAEGMTEVTGLEHIDRGYSNLVEKLEGLGATIWREKMTEEEMEQQKSL; encoded by the coding sequence ATGGAAAAACTGAAGATTGCAGGGGGATACCCGTTAAAAGGAACAATTAAAGTAAGTGGTGCAAAAAATAGTGCTGTTGCTTTGATTCCTGCTACTATCTTAGCTGAATCCCCTGTAACAATTGAAGGATTACCGGATATTTCAGATGTAGCTACTTTAAAAGTTTTACTCGAAGAAATAGGCGGTACAGTCACTTTTGATGGTGATGATATGGTAGTAGATCCAACGAAAATGGTTTCAATGCCGCTTCCTAATGGAAAGGTGAAAAAGTTGCGTGCTTCCTATTACTTAATGGGAGCAATGCTTGGACGTTTTAATAAAGCTGTTATTGGCCTACCAGGAGGCTGCCATCTAGGACCAAGACCGATTGATCAACATATTAAAGGTTTTGAGGCATTAGGAGCAAAGGTAACTAATGAGCAAGGTGCTATCTATTTACGTGCTGATGAGTTACGGGGGGCACGAATTTATTTAGATGTAGTAAGTGTTGGAGCAACAATCAATATTATGCTTGCTGCAGTTAGAGCAAAAGGAAAAACAGTTATTGAAAATGCTGCAAAAGAGCCTGAAATTATTGATGTAGCGACTCTTTTAACCAATATGGGAGCAAAAATTAAAGGTGCTGGAACAGATGTCATTCGGATTGAAGGTGTCGAAACGCTCAATGGTTGCAGACATACAATTATACCTGATCGTATTGAGGCAGGTACATTTATGCTATTAGGAGCAGCTGCCGGTGAAGGGGTACTGATTGATAATGTCATTCCCCATCATTTAGAATCATTAACAGCAAAACTAAGGGAAATGGGTGTTCCAATCGAAGTTGGTGATGAACACATTTTTATTGGAAAAGGCGAAGTGTTAAAAGCAGTGGATGTTAAAACATTAGTATATCCTGGCTTCCCAACTGATTTACAACAGCCATTTACCTCACTTCTTACGAAAGCAGAAGGATCATCAGTTGTTACGGATACTATCTATTCAGCTCGATTTAAACATATTGATGAATTAAGACGGATGAATGCTAATATTAAGGTCGAAGGTAGATCTGCTATCATAAACGGTCCCGTAACTCTTCAAGGAGCGAAGGTTAAGGCTAGTGACCTGCGAGCGGGAGCTGCATTAGTTATCGCCGGTTTAATGGCAGAAGGAATGACAGAAGTAACGGGTTTAGAGCATATTGATCGTGGATATAGTAATCTCGTGGAGAAATTAGAAGGATTAGGAGCAACTATTTGGCGCGAAAAGATGACGGAAGAAGAAATGGAACAACAAAAAAGCCTATAA
- the rpmE gene encoding 50S ribosomal protein L31 — protein MKAGIHPGYKKAMVKCACGNEFETGSVKEEIRVEVCSECHPFYTGRQKFASADGRVDRFNKKYGLKEK, from the coding sequence ATGAAAGCAGGTATTCATCCAGGATACAAAAAAGCAATGGTTAAATGCGCATGTGGTAACGAATTTGAAACAGGTTCAGTAAAAGAAGAAATTCGCGTAGAGGTATGTTCTGAATGTCATCCATTCTACACTGGCCGTCAAAAATTCGCATCTGCTGATGGACGTGTTGATCGTTTCAATAAAAAATACGGTCTTAAAGAAAAATAA
- a CDS encoding class II fructose-bisphosphate aldolase — protein sequence MPLVSMTEMLNKAKDEHYAVGQFNINNLEFTQAILQAAEEEKSPVILGVSEGAGRYIGGFKTVVKMVEGLMEDYNITVPVAIHLDHGSSYDKCKEAIDAGFTSVMIDASHHPFEENVSITSKVVEYAHSKGVSVEAELGTVGGQEDDVVANGVIYADPNECKELVERTGIDTLAPALGSVHGPYKGEPNLGFKEMEEIGAATGLPLVLHGGTGIPTKDIQKAISLGTAKINVNTENQIASAKKVREVLAADSEVYDPRKYLGPAREVIKETVTGKIREFGSSNKA from the coding sequence ATGCCATTAGTTTCAATGACTGAAATGCTGAATAAAGCGAAAGATGAGCATTATGCAGTAGGTCAATTTAATATTAATAATTTAGAATTTACACAAGCGATTCTTCAAGCAGCTGAAGAAGAAAAGTCACCGGTAATTCTTGGTGTTTCCGAAGGTGCTGGACGCTACATCGGTGGATTTAAAACAGTTGTAAAAATGGTTGAAGGATTAATGGAAGACTACAATATTACTGTACCAGTTGCTATTCATTTAGATCACGGTTCAAGTTATGACAAATGTAAAGAAGCAATTGATGCAGGATTTACTTCAGTAATGATCGATGCATCCCATCATCCTTTTGAAGAAAATGTATCAATTACTTCTAAAGTTGTGGAATATGCTCACTCAAAAGGAGTTTCTGTTGAAGCTGAACTTGGAACAGTTGGTGGACAAGAGGATGACGTAGTTGCTAACGGCGTCATTTACGCTGATCCAAATGAGTGTAAAGAATTAGTAGAACGTACTGGTATTGATACACTTGCTCCAGCTCTTGGTTCAGTGCATGGACCATACAAAGGTGAGCCTAATCTTGGTTTCAAAGAAATGGAGGAAATTGGTGCTGCAACTGGACTTCCGCTAGTTCTTCATGGTGGTACTGGTATTCCAACAAAAGATATTCAAAAAGCAATTTCTTTAGGAACTGCTAAAATTAATGTAAACACTGAAAACCAAATTGCTTCTGCCAAAAAAGTTCGTGAAGTGCTTGCAGCAGATTCTGAAGTATATGATCCACGTAAATACCTTGGACCGGCTCGTGAAGTAATTAAAGAAACAGTTACTGGTAAAATTCGCGAATTTGGATCTTCAAATAAAGCGTAA
- a CDS encoding DUF2529 domain-containing protein — MKMFLTQINGLFSRIYEKEQFSIEDSARLLAQATIGQGKIYIKGFNEMEGVTLEALEGAEPLKSALRFTEVDDLTDADRVILLSRFSNDAEALALAQKLDRKGIPFISICGDVKNDENDLSKLAEVHINTSLLKPMLPSESGDRICFPTSMAALFIYHCIKLTFDEIMEEYE, encoded by the coding sequence ATGAAGATGTTTTTAACCCAAATTAATGGTTTATTTTCAAGAATTTATGAAAAAGAGCAATTTTCCATCGAAGATAGTGCAAGATTATTAGCTCAAGCCACTATAGGTCAAGGAAAAATATATATTAAAGGATTTAATGAAATGGAGGGTGTTACATTAGAGGCTTTAGAAGGGGCAGAGCCATTAAAAAGTGCTTTGCGATTTACAGAAGTGGATGATCTGACAGATGCGGATCGTGTCATTCTACTATCGAGGTTCTCTAATGATGCCGAAGCATTGGCTCTTGCCCAAAAGCTTGATAGAAAAGGAATACCTTTTATATCCATTTGCGGTGATGTTAAAAATGATGAAAATGATTTGTCTAAACTAGCCGAAGTACATATTAATACCTCTTTATTAAAACCAATGCTTCCATCAGAAAGTGGAGATCGCATTTGCTTCCCAACCTCCATGGCTGCACTGTTTATTTATCATTGTATAAAGCTCACCTTCGATGAAATTATGGAGGAATATGAATAA
- a CDS encoding response regulator, with amino-acid sequence MEEKILIVDDQFGIRILLNEVLQKEGYKTFQAANGVQALEITKKYSPDLVLLDMKIPGMDGIEILKRMKVIEPDIRVIIMTAYGELDMIQEAKDLGALTHFAKPFDIDDIRKAVKDHLPVNK; translated from the coding sequence ATGGAGGAAAAAATATTAATTGTAGATGATCAATTTGGTATTCGCATTTTACTAAATGAAGTTTTACAAAAAGAAGGGTATAAAACATTTCAAGCGGCAAATGGGGTACAAGCGTTAGAAATCACAAAAAAATACTCACCCGACCTTGTTCTCCTGGATATGAAAATACCAGGAATGGATGGTATTGAAATTTTGAAACGAATGAAAGTGATTGAACCTGATATTCGAGTAATAATTATGACAGCGTACGGTGAATTGGATATGATTCAAGAGGCAAAAGATTTAGGTGCATTAACGCATTTTGCCAAACCATTTGATATTGATGATATAAGAAAAGCTGTAAAGGATCATTTACCTGTAAATAAATAA
- the spoIIR gene encoding stage II sporulation protein R, with amino-acid sequence MNKKYYPIVYIIILSIGTILSLYIPKQEIAAEEAIVIPKEAVRLRILANSDTQEDQALKRKIRDEVNKEITKWVESLDSIDDARKVIKSHLPDIKKIALKVIKEENSRQSVKVEFGQVQFPTKLYGQFLYPAGEYEAVLITLGKGDGANWWCVLYPPLCFMDFSNGVAVSPGFDEKKEKETEQVKEKKESKSMTKEKLAPERKNEAKKEIKKPVYVKEEDEEVKVKFFIVELFHKIF; translated from the coding sequence ATGAATAAAAAATATTATCCAATAGTCTATATTATTATCTTATCGATTGGAACGATCTTAAGTTTATATATACCGAAACAGGAAATTGCCGCTGAGGAAGCGATTGTTATTCCAAAGGAGGCGGTTCGCCTTCGGATTCTTGCGAACAGTGATACTCAAGAAGACCAAGCATTAAAAAGGAAAATACGAGATGAGGTCAATAAAGAGATTACGAAATGGGTGGAGAGTCTAGATTCAATTGATGATGCTAGAAAAGTGATTAAATCCCATTTACCCGATATCAAAAAGATTGCGCTGAAAGTGATTAAAGAAGAAAATAGTAGACAATCGGTAAAAGTAGAGTTCGGTCAAGTTCAATTCCCGACTAAGCTCTATGGACAATTTTTATATCCCGCCGGTGAATATGAGGCCGTGCTGATTACACTAGGTAAAGGAGATGGAGCTAATTGGTGGTGTGTTCTCTATCCACCGCTTTGCTTCATGGATTTCTCAAACGGTGTGGCAGTTAGCCCAGGGTTCGATGAAAAGAAGGAAAAAGAAACGGAACAGGTGAAAGAGAAAAAGGAAAGCAAATCGATGACAAAAGAAAAATTAGCACCTGAACGCAAGAATGAAGCCAAAAAGGAAATTAAGAAGCCAGTCTATGTAAAAGAAGAAGATGAAGAAGTAAAAGTAAAATTTTTTATTGTTGAGCTTTTCCATAAAATCTTTTAA
- the prfA gene encoding peptide chain release factor 1: MFDRLQAVEDRYDKLNELLSDPEIINDTKKLRDYSKEQSDIQETVVVYREYKEVQQQFKDAKAMLEEKLDAEMKEMVKEEISELEEQIENYEERLKVLLIPKDPNDDKNVIMEIRGAAGGDEAALFAGDLYRMYSRFAEAQGWKTEVIEASTTGVGGYKEIIFIINGKGAFSKLKFENGAHRVQRVPETESGGRIHTSTATVAVLPEAEEVEVEIHEKDIRVDTFASSGPGGQSVNTTMSAVRLTHIPTGTVVSCQDEKSQIKNKEKAMKVLRARVYDKFQQEAQAEYDANRKSAVGTGDRSERIRTYNFPQNRVTDHRIGLTIQKLDQILQGKIDEIIDALILEDQSHKLESVND, from the coding sequence ATGTTCGATCGATTGCAAGCTGTGGAAGATCGCTATGATAAGTTGAATGAGCTTTTAAGCGATCCCGAAATTATTAATGATACAAAAAAATTAAGAGATTATTCAAAAGAACAATCAGATATTCAAGAAACTGTTGTCGTGTATCGTGAATATAAAGAGGTGCAACAACAATTTAAAGATGCAAAAGCAATGCTTGAAGAAAAGTTAGATGCTGAAATGAAAGAAATGGTAAAGGAAGAAATCAGCGAATTAGAAGAACAAATTGAAAACTATGAAGAACGATTAAAGGTCCTTCTTATACCAAAAGATCCGAATGATGATAAAAACGTTATTATGGAGATCCGTGGTGCTGCAGGTGGGGATGAAGCAGCACTATTTGCAGGGGATTTATACCGTATGTACAGCCGTTTTGCGGAAGCACAAGGCTGGAAAACTGAAGTTATCGAGGCAAGTACGACTGGAGTTGGCGGGTATAAAGAAATTATCTTTATAATTAACGGAAAAGGTGCCTTTTCAAAATTAAAATTTGAAAACGGTGCCCATCGCGTTCAACGTGTTCCGGAAACGGAATCAGGTGGACGTATCCACACCTCTACGGCAACAGTTGCGGTTCTTCCGGAGGCAGAAGAAGTAGAAGTCGAGATTCATGAAAAAGATATCCGCGTTGATACTTTTGCATCAAGCGGACCGGGTGGTCAAAGTGTTAATACAACGATGTCAGCTGTGCGTTTGACACATATTCCAACAGGAACGGTTGTATCATGCCAAGATGAAAAATCACAAATTAAGAATAAAGAAAAAGCGATGAAGGTTTTACGCGCACGTGTATATGATAAGTTCCAACAAGAAGCACAAGCGGAGTATGATGCCAATCGTAAATCTGCGGTTGGAACAGGAGATCGTTCCGAACGTATTCGTACTTACAATTTTCCGCAAAACCGTGTGACTGATCATCGTATCGGTTTAACGATTCAAAAGCTTGACCAAATTCTTCAAGGAAAAATAGATGAAATTATTGATGCGTTAATTTTAGAGGATCAATCTCATAAATTGGAAAGTGTGAATGATTAA
- the fsa gene encoding fructose-6-phosphate aldolase codes for MKFFIDTANIDEIKQAYDLGILSGVTTNPSLVAKENVSFHDRLKEITSLVPGSVSAEVIALDAEGMVNEGRELAKIAPNITIKVPMTPEGLKAVHIFSLEGIKTNVTLIFNANQALMAARAGATYVSPFLGRLEDIGHNGVELVSTIADIFSIHQIETEIIAASIRHPQHVTDAALAGAHIATVPLKVINQLFKHPLTDKGIEQFLQDWNSSQKNE; via the coding sequence ATGAAGTTTTTTATTGATACAGCTAATATTGATGAAATTAAACAAGCCTATGATTTGGGGATTTTATCCGGGGTAACGACAAATCCTTCTCTTGTAGCCAAAGAGAACGTTTCATTTCATGACCGTTTAAAGGAAATTACTAGTCTAGTACCCGGTTCCGTAAGCGCAGAAGTGATTGCTTTAGATGCTGAAGGAATGGTGAATGAAGGTAGGGAATTAGCTAAAATAGCTCCAAACATTACGATTAAAGTTCCTATGACTCCTGAAGGCTTAAAAGCTGTACATATTTTCTCTTTAGAGGGAATAAAAACAAATGTAACTTTAATTTTTAACGCGAATCAAGCATTAATGGCCGCAAGAGCGGGTGCGACTTATGTATCCCCTTTCTTAGGAAGGTTGGAGGATATTGGTCATAATGGAGTTGAGCTCGTTTCAACAATTGCAGATATCTTTTCCATTCATCAAATTGAAACAGAAATTATTGCTGCTTCGATTCGTCATCCGCAACATGTAACAGATGCTGCTTTAGCTGGGGCACATATTGCAACTGTACCTTTAAAGGTAATCAATCAATTATTTAAGCATCCTTTAACAGATAAAGGAATTGAACAGTTTTTACAAGATTGGAATTCAAGTCAGAAAAATGAATAA